A DNA window from Candidatus Latescibacter sp. contains the following coding sequences:
- a CDS encoding molybdopterin molybdotransferase MoeA, whose protein sequence is MKIVLDTSAALPAERMYIADTVGMVLAENIFSKIPMPPFHKSAVDGYALKAAQAESAGVLLTCTGLIQAGETFGKEIKPGECIKIMTGAAVPLSTDSVIMVEDTHQLEDGMVEMLKSVKKGQNICVKGEDIASGQRVLEKGTLISSSHVAVMAASGRKSIKVYGKPEVAILNTGGEIVPVGRKITGNRIYNSNGPML, encoded by the coding sequence TTGAAAATTGTACTTGATACTTCAGCGGCGCTGCCAGCCGAACGTATGTACATTGCCGATACTGTCGGCATGGTTTTGGCCGAAAATATCTTCTCAAAAATCCCCATGCCTCCTTTTCATAAATCGGCTGTCGACGGCTATGCCCTCAAAGCGGCGCAGGCGGAATCGGCGGGCGTACTACTCACATGCACCGGCTTGATTCAGGCCGGAGAAACATTCGGAAAAGAAATAAAGCCCGGCGAGTGTATAAAGATAATGACCGGAGCGGCTGTTCCTCTAAGTACTGATTCGGTAATCATGGTTGAGGATACGCACCAGCTTGAAGACGGAATGGTCGAGATGTTGAAATCGGTAAAGAAAGGTCAGAATATCTGTGTAAAAGGAGAAGATATCGCCAGCGGGCAGAGGGTGCTTGAAAAAGGGACGCTCATTTCTTCTTCGCATGTTGCGGTTATGGCAGCATCGGGCCGGAAAAGTATAAAGGTATATGGCAAGCCGGAAGTGGCAATACTCAATACGGGCGGCGAGATTGTTCCTGTGGGAAGAAAAATTACCGGTAACAGAATTTATAACAGCAACGGCCCTATGCTGG
- a CDS encoding ABC transporter ATP-binding protein, which yields MVKIHSLIFGFDSKFRLEIDELAVKEGEILGIIGPNGAGKTTLLHIIALHEKPRSGNIELFGREVLSSKEFVNLRREMSYVFSEPYLLKGTVYDNVALPLRLRGLRDPERVREMLELFKIEHVRNTRASQLSQGQRHRVALARAFSSRPKLVLLDEPFASLEEQYRETLIDSLRRAIKVTRSAAIFTTHDQEEALALADTIAVMREGRIVQTGSPDEIFTRPVSKEAAIFVGVRTILEGKILDKADNLCSVKTGANSIEAVSELEKDDEVYICIRPEDVVVSKQRESSSARNNFRGVITGIEPWKLAFKLNVDCGFSLVASITRQSMEDMDLKIGREVYISFKATALHLIKRDFAHDLI from the coding sequence ATGGTAAAGATTCACAGCCTGATCTTTGGTTTTGATTCGAAATTCCGGCTGGAAATAGACGAGCTTGCGGTAAAAGAGGGAGAGATTCTTGGAATTATCGGACCGAACGGTGCGGGCAAGACCACCCTTTTACATATCATTGCCCTGCATGAAAAGCCTCGATCGGGAAACATCGAGCTGTTCGGCAGAGAAGTACTCAGCAGTAAAGAATTTGTAAATCTGCGGCGGGAGATGTCCTATGTTTTTTCAGAGCCTTATCTGTTAAAAGGGACGGTATATGACAATGTCGCCTTGCCTCTTCGTTTAAGGGGCTTACGTGATCCGGAAAGAGTGCGGGAAATGCTCGAGCTTTTCAAAATCGAACATGTAAGAAATACCCGCGCTTCCCAGCTTTCCCAGGGCCAGCGTCATCGCGTGGCGCTGGCCCGTGCATTTTCCAGCCGCCCTAAACTGGTTTTACTCGACGAGCCTTTTGCCAGCCTGGAGGAACAGTACAGAGAAACCTTGATCGACTCGTTACGGCGAGCGATTAAAGTAACCCGGTCCGCCGCTATTTTCACTACTCATGACCAGGAAGAGGCCCTCGCTTTGGCCGATACGATAGCAGTGATGAGAGAAGGCAGGATAGTGCAGACAGGCAGTCCGGATGAGATATTCACCAGGCCGGTCTCGAAAGAAGCGGCGATTTTTGTGGGGGTAAGGACCATCCTTGAAGGAAAAATTCTCGATAAGGCTGATAATCTCTGTTCGGTCAAAACGGGAGCGAATAGTATCGAAGCGGTTTCTGAACTGGAAAAAGACGATGAGGTTTATATCTGCATAAGGCCGGAGGATGTTGTGGTATCGAAACAGCGGGAATCGAGCAGCGCCCGCAATAACTTCAGGGGTGTCATAACCGGCATCGAGCCCTGGAAACTGGCGTTTAAGCTCAACGTGGACTGCGGTTTTTCCCTGGTCGCCTCTATAACCAGGCAATCGATGGAGGATATGGATTTGAAGATCGGCCGTGAGGTTTATATATCCTTCAAGGCTACTGCGCTGCACCTGATAAAACGGGATTTCGCCCATGATCTCATTTGA
- a CDS encoding ABC transporter permease, translating to MNFIEEGIKQGAGLIFSLDSEVFSIVKLSLFVCVIATLIAVFIGVPLGALIAVKKFPLKKLLITLINTGMGLPPVVVGLVVCLFLFRNGPLGALGWLYTVKGMILAQVIIALPIITGLTLAALQGMETKVYRQILSLGANQIQALYLMVREARLSIAAAVIAGFGSVISEVGAVMMVGGNIKGQTRVLTTDIVLQTQIGNFALAIALGLILLVLSFLVNLALTFIQQHRA from the coding sequence ATGAACTTCATTGAGGAGGGGATTAAACAAGGAGCAGGTCTGATTTTTTCCCTGGACAGTGAAGTATTTTCCATAGTGAAGCTCTCCCTGTTCGTCTGTGTCATTGCGACCCTCATCGCAGTGTTTATCGGCGTGCCTTTAGGCGCATTGATAGCGGTGAAAAAGTTCCCTCTGAAAAAATTACTGATTACACTGATCAATACCGGCATGGGGCTTCCACCGGTAGTGGTGGGCCTGGTAGTATGCCTTTTTTTATTCCGCAATGGTCCTTTAGGCGCTTTGGGCTGGCTTTATACGGTTAAAGGCATGATTCTGGCCCAGGTTATTATCGCCCTGCCCATCATTACAGGATTGACTCTTGCCGCGCTCCAGGGTATGGAAACTAAAGTTTACCGCCAGATACTGTCCCTGGGCGCAAACCAGATACAGGCTTTATACCTTATGGTCAGGGAAGCCCGGCTGTCTATTGCAGCGGCGGTAATTGCCGGCTTCGGAAGCGTGATTTCAGAGGTGGGAGCGGTCATGATGGTGGGAGGCAACATCAAAGGCCAGACCCGCGTTCTGACAACGGATATCGTGCTTCAGACCCAGATAGGAAATTTTGCTCTGGCCATTGCCTTGGGACTAATACTTTTAGTCTTGAGCTTTTTGGTAAACCTTGCGCTTACGTTTATTCAGCAGCACCGGGCATAA
- a CDS encoding substrate-binding domain-containing protein, which translates to MEAQKNKTVILATTTSVQDTGLLDVLAELFNKKGEYTLKPIAVGSGQAMQLGRQGEADILLVHSPEDEIPFVREGFGAMRTTFMHNEFVLTGPPSDPANVKGVQSIKEAFKKVCSGKSLFVSRGDNSGTHKKELSLWKNADCTPAKGNYLEAGQGMAQTLRIADEKLGYCLADRATYLTLQKTLQLIIVSEGDPLLKNFYSLIPVNPKVSSKINVPGAKAFYDFMLSREVREIIDTFKKDKFGQQLFFTEKGVYELH; encoded by the coding sequence TTGGAAGCGCAAAAGAATAAAACCGTAATCCTGGCTACCACTACCAGCGTGCAGGACACGGGATTACTGGACGTTTTGGCGGAGCTTTTCAACAAAAAGGGTGAATATACTCTTAAACCGATTGCTGTTGGTTCTGGCCAGGCGATGCAGCTCGGCAGACAGGGGGAAGCGGATATCCTTCTGGTGCACAGCCCGGAAGATGAAATACCGTTTGTCCGGGAAGGATTCGGCGCCATGAGAACTACGTTTATGCATAACGAATTTGTACTAACAGGCCCTCCGAGCGACCCGGCGAACGTGAAAGGCGTACAGAGCATAAAAGAGGCATTCAAAAAGGTATGCTCCGGTAAATCATTGTTTGTATCGCGCGGGGATAACTCCGGCACACATAAAAAAGAGTTGTCGCTATGGAAGAACGCAGATTGTACTCCTGCCAAAGGGAACTATCTGGAGGCTGGCCAGGGCATGGCTCAGACCCTCCGGATCGCGGATGAAAAGCTCGGGTATTGCCTGGCGGACCGCGCCACATATCTTACTTTACAGAAAACACTCCAACTCATCATAGTTTCCGAAGGAGACCCTCTGTTAAAAAATTTCTACAGCCTTATCCCGGTAAATCCCAAAGTATCATCGAAAATAAACGTGCCGGGCGCAAAAGCATTCTATGATTTTATGCTCTCGCGTGAAGTAAGGGAGATAATCGATACGTTTAAAAAAGATAAGTTCGGGCAGCAGCTTTTTTTTACCGAAAAGGGTGTATATGAACTTCATTGA
- the fdhD gene encoding formate dehydrogenase accessory sulfurtransferase FdhD yields the protein MITSFQVTRFKGNVKEVIEDFVIEEIPLTLMIGDKELVTLLCCPSDLEDLVRGFLFTSGLIINSEEIINIYINREQWVATIDLADNNKDFDLVFKRLYTSGCGKGILFYTAADILNKSKITSQLRIDASGINAFMVEFQGKSEVFNKTGGVHSAALADKEHMLIFKEDIGRHNAIDKVIGQGLREKVDFGSKIMISSGRISSEVLFKTQKCKIPMVISRSAPTAQAVKLARDMGITLVGFARGNRMNIYSAEERIN from the coding sequence GTGATTACTTCGTTCCAGGTTACAAGGTTTAAAGGAAATGTAAAGGAAGTTATCGAGGACTTTGTTATTGAAGAAATTCCTTTGACACTTATGATTGGCGATAAAGAACTGGTCACCCTCCTGTGTTGTCCTTCCGATCTTGAAGACCTGGTTCGGGGTTTTCTCTTTACATCAGGCTTGATTATTAATTCGGAAGAGATAATAAATATTTATATTAACAGGGAGCAATGGGTTGCAACTATAGATCTTGCCGATAACAATAAAGACTTTGATCTGGTTTTTAAACGACTGTATACCTCCGGTTGTGGAAAAGGAATATTGTTCTATACTGCCGCAGACATTCTTAACAAGAGTAAGATCACTTCACAATTGAGGATCGACGCCTCCGGAATTAACGCCTTTATGGTTGAATTTCAGGGTAAATCCGAAGTTTTTAATAAGACGGGAGGCGTTCACAGCGCCGCGCTCGCCGACAAGGAGCATATGTTGATTTTTAAGGAAGATATCGGCAGGCATAACGCGATCGACAAAGTAATCGGGCAGGGGCTGCGCGAAAAAGTTGATTTCGGGAGCAAAATAATGATTTCCAGCGGGCGTATTTCCTCGGAAGTATTATTTAAGACCCAGAAATGTAAAATTCCGATGGTGATTTCGAGAAGCGCTCCTACCGCCCAGGCAGTTAAACTGGCTCGGGATATGGGAATAACACTGGTGGGTTTTGCCAGGGGCAACAGAATGAATATTTACAGCGCGGAAGAAAGGATAAACTAA
- a CDS encoding molybdenum cofactor guanylyltransferase, whose product MKDKVKNVAAAVLAGGKNSRMAGQNKAFIDIHGVPIIKRTIDFLDEIFEEIIIVTNVTENFNLYEDKVLLTKDIFRDAGPLGGIHSALTHTSKDAVFVVACDMPFLSSHIIRTQTNCSTMLHCDCIVPRIGSCIEPLHAVYNKHVKDAVSEYIVNGNDKSIKNFLTTVNAYYLDLADNDSNRKIFCNVNTPHDLTVITGNYDGDLIK is encoded by the coding sequence TTGAAGGACAAAGTAAAAAATGTAGCCGCTGCTGTGTTGGCAGGCGGCAAGAATTCCCGTATGGCCGGACAGAATAAGGCTTTCATTGACATACATGGGGTTCCGATTATTAAAAGGACAATAGACTTTCTGGATGAGATATTCGAGGAAATCATTATCGTGACAAATGTCACCGAGAATTTCAATCTGTACGAGGATAAGGTATTACTGACAAAAGACATATTCAGGGATGCAGGGCCGCTCGGAGGAATTCATTCCGCTTTGACTCATACCTCAAAAGATGCAGTTTTTGTTGTAGCCTGCGATATGCCTTTTCTTAGTAGCCATATAATCAGAACACAGACCAATTGCAGTACTATGCTTCATTGCGACTGTATAGTCCCCAGAATCGGTTCCTGTATCGAACCCCTCCATGCTGTTTATAACAAACATGTAAAAGATGCTGTCAGCGAATACATAGTAAATGGAAATGATAAATCAATTAAAAATTTTTTAACAACTGTCAATGCCTATTATTTGGATTTGGCGGACAATGACAGTAACAGGAAAATTTTTTGTAATGTTAATACACCGCACGATCTAACCGTGATAACGGGAAATTATGATGGAGATTTAATAAAGTGA
- the fdhF gene encoding formate dehydrogenase subunit alpha: MDSITLTIDGLVVTAEKGKTVLETALENGIYIPHLCHHPDLKPTGVCRLCMIEIEGRGMTISCKTPVEQGIVVRTESPEIAKVRRIATELLITDHHSDCLACKQDNHCELQKIAAFVGIDRVRLDRMRMPKRLSPIDSSNPFFDLDPNKCVLCGICVRTCDEIQGVNALDFLHRGYKTKIGTFGDKPIVESVCESCGECVSRCPVGALVPKHNRQPSREVKTVCTYCGVGCGIYLGVRGDTIVGVRADRENPVNRGSLCVKGRFGYDFINHPDRLTTPLIKKDGEFVEAGWDEALALVTKKFAENRGERFVAVSSAKCSNEVNYLIQKFARAVMGTNNVDHCARLCHSPTVAGLAQSFGSGAMTNSINEISEARCILAIGSNTTAAHPIIGLKVKKAVRNGARLIVANPKRIDLLRHAEIFLQHRPGTDVALLMGMMRVIVDEGLYDADFIEKRCENFAAFKKSLLHYGLAFVERTTGVPREKIIEAARCYATVKPASILFAMGITQHSHGTDNVLAVSNLALLTGNIGKPSSGVNPLRGQNNVQGACDLGALPNVYPGYQKVDSPEIRQKFESAWGCALSGAPGVASTEMFDLIGDGGIRAMYLVGENPVLSEANSTHVVETLKKLDFLVVQDIFLTETALLADVVLPAASFAETDGTFTNTERRIQRIRKAIEPIGDAKPDWWITCRIAQKMGAKGFEFSHPREIMEEISTVSPIYAGITYDRIEDVGIQWPCISREHPGTPILHTERFNTASGKGIFKPLVYRESAELPDDDYPLILTTDRSLYHFHTGTMTRRVAGLEKLDGWELLKINPQDAVQFGITDDSMVYVLSRRGRVRVRTKVTDICKKGVVSMTFHFHESPTNVITNAALDPVAKIPETKVCAVRIEKI; the protein is encoded by the coding sequence ATGGATAGCATCACCCTTACCATCGACGGTTTGGTCGTAACCGCTGAGAAAGGGAAAACCGTACTGGAAACAGCTCTTGAAAACGGTATCTACATTCCTCATCTCTGCCATCACCCGGACCTGAAACCGACCGGTGTATGTCGATTATGCATGATTGAAATAGAGGGAAGGGGAATGACGATCTCGTGTAAAACCCCTGTCGAGCAGGGCATCGTTGTCAGGACGGAGAGCCCCGAGATCGCCAAAGTGCGCCGTATTGCGACTGAGCTGCTCATCACAGATCATCATTCGGATTGTCTTGCCTGTAAACAGGATAATCATTGCGAGCTTCAGAAAATCGCGGCGTTCGTCGGCATCGACCGCGTCCGATTGGACCGTATGAGGATGCCGAAGAGGTTATCCCCAATAGACAGCTCCAATCCTTTTTTCGATCTCGACCCGAACAAGTGTGTGCTCTGCGGCATCTGTGTGAGAACTTGTGATGAGATCCAGGGAGTCAACGCGCTCGACTTTTTACACCGCGGCTATAAAACAAAAATCGGCACCTTCGGCGATAAACCCATCGTAGAATCGGTATGCGAGTCGTGCGGTGAATGTGTTTCACGGTGTCCTGTCGGGGCGCTGGTTCCGAAACATAACCGGCAGCCGTCCCGGGAAGTGAAAACGGTCTGTACCTATTGCGGCGTGGGATGCGGGATTTACCTCGGCGTCCGGGGCGATACCATTGTCGGCGTCCGCGCCGACCGTGAAAACCCCGTAAACCGGGGAAGCCTCTGTGTCAAAGGCCGGTTCGGCTATGATTTCATCAACCATCCCGACCGGCTGACAACGCCGCTTATCAAGAAAGACGGCGAATTTGTCGAAGCCGGCTGGGACGAAGCTCTGGCCCTTGTAACAAAGAAATTCGCCGAGAACAGGGGAGAACGATTTGTCGCCGTTTCCTCCGCAAAGTGCTCCAACGAAGTGAACTATCTGATCCAGAAATTTGCACGAGCGGTCATGGGAACAAACAATGTGGACCACTGCGCGCGGCTGTGTCATTCGCCCACCGTTGCGGGACTGGCTCAAAGTTTCGGCAGCGGCGCCATGACGAACTCCATCAATGAGATATCCGAAGCGCGATGCATCCTCGCGATCGGCTCCAATACCACCGCCGCCCATCCGATCATCGGGCTCAAGGTGAAAAAAGCGGTCCGGAACGGCGCGCGGCTCATCGTCGCCAATCCCAAGAGAATCGACCTTCTGCGGCACGCGGAAATCTTTCTCCAGCACCGGCCGGGCACCGATGTGGCGCTCCTCATGGGCATGATGCGCGTGATCGTTGATGAAGGGCTGTATGACGCGGATTTTATCGAAAAGCGCTGTGAGAATTTCGCTGCTTTCAAGAAATCGCTTTTGCATTACGGCTTGGCCTTTGTCGAACGGACCACGGGCGTACCCCGGGAAAAGATCATCGAGGCGGCCCGCTGCTATGCCACCGTCAAACCGGCCTCCATCCTCTTCGCCATGGGCATCACCCAGCATTCGCACGGCACCGATAACGTCCTCGCGGTCAGTAATCTCGCCCTCCTGACGGGGAACATAGGCAAACCGTCCTCGGGTGTGAACCCCCTGAGGGGGCAGAACAATGTCCAGGGCGCGTGCGACCTCGGAGCGCTGCCCAACGTCTATCCCGGATACCAGAAGGTCGACAGTCCGGAAATACGGCAAAAATTCGAGTCGGCCTGGGGTTGCGCCCTGAGCGGCGCGCCGGGAGTGGCCAGCACCGAGATGTTCGACCTTATCGGTGACGGCGGTATCCGGGCGATGTACCTCGTCGGGGAGAACCCGGTTCTGAGCGAGGCCAACTCCACACATGTCGTGGAGACCCTGAAAAAACTTGATTTTCTCGTGGTCCAGGACATTTTCCTTACGGAAACGGCGCTTTTGGCCGATGTCGTGCTGCCTGCCGCGTCATTTGCGGAGACTGACGGCACATTCACGAACACCGAGCGTCGCATCCAGCGAATACGAAAGGCCATAGAACCGATCGGTGACGCGAAACCCGACTGGTGGATAACATGCCGGATCGCCCAGAAGATGGGTGCTAAAGGCTTTGAATTCTCGCACCCGCGTGAGATCATGGAGGAGATTTCAACTGTCTCGCCGATTTACGCCGGTATTACTTATGACCGCATCGAGGATGTGGGTATACAGTGGCCCTGCATTTCTCGCGAGCATCCCGGAACTCCGATCCTTCACACCGAGCGATTCAACACGGCAAGCGGAAAAGGCATATTCAAACCCCTTGTGTACAGGGAATCTGCCGAACTTCCGGATGACGACTACCCGCTGATACTCACGACCGACCGCAGCCTCTACCACTTCCATACCGGCACCATGACACGGAGAGTGGCCGGACTCGAGAAATTGGACGGCTGGGAGTTACTGAAAATTAACCCGCAGGATGCGGTTCAGTTTGGGATTACCGATGACTCAATGGTGTACGTTTTATCCCGCAGGGGGAGAGTAAGGGTAAGGACAAAAGTGACTGATATCTGTAAAAAGGGAGTGGTATCCATGACCTTCCATTTTCACGAAAGTCCGACAAACGTCATCACCAATGCGGCTCTCGATCCTGTGGCAAAAATTCCCGAGACAAAAGTATGCGCCGTTAGAATTGAGAAAATATAG
- a CDS encoding NADH-quinone oxidoreductase subunit NuoF translates to MDFAKVIQKAQEEWLALHSGQKPLIFVGTATCGRSAGSLEVLDTFRNESRKRGLDCQIIEVGCIGLCYAEPIICIFKQSRPGICYGDINSEKAIELIEEYLLTDNPLPDYALGTIGEGSVTGIPKLFDTPVFKPQIRRVVKNCGFIDPTNINHYFSNDGYGGLRNALTKSPDEIIDEIKRSGLRGRGGAGFPTWRKWQFCRNTKSEMKYLICNADEGDPGAFMNRSVLEGDPHSLLEGMLIAGYAIGASQGYIYCRAEYPLALDRLRMALDQAKEYNLLGKNILGSGFDFEIKIKEGAGAFVCGEETALIASIEGERGMPRTRPPFPAVSGLWGKPTIINNVETLVSVARIFQYGAEWFARYGSEKSSGTKTFALVGKVKRTGLIEVPLGITLRQMIFEIGGGILEDRQFKAVQTGGPSGGCIPAALLDTPVDYDSLNAVGSIMGSGGMVVMDENNCMVDFARFFLDFAVKESCGECVPCRLGSFQMREILEDITKGKGKPEDIELLVEMAEAVKKGSLCGLGQTMPNPVLTTIRYFLDEYEAHVKDKRCPALVCKALINYSIDAGKCTGCTLCARKCPSEAIRGNKKEPHIIDNNMCEKCGICKKVCRFDAVFVS, encoded by the coding sequence ATGGATTTCGCTAAGGTGATTCAAAAAGCTCAAGAAGAATGGTTGGCATTACATTCCGGCCAGAAGCCGTTAATTTTTGTTGGAACGGCTACTTGCGGCCGATCAGCCGGCTCATTAGAGGTTCTCGATACCTTTCGGAACGAGTCGAGAAAACGAGGCCTCGACTGCCAGATCATCGAAGTCGGTTGTATCGGATTATGTTACGCCGAGCCGATAATCTGTATTTTTAAGCAATCCCGACCGGGGATTTGTTACGGTGACATAAATTCCGAAAAGGCGATTGAACTTATAGAAGAATATCTGCTCACCGATAATCCTCTCCCTGATTATGCTTTGGGAACAATCGGCGAGGGAAGCGTTACGGGGATTCCGAAACTTTTCGATACCCCGGTCTTTAAGCCCCAAATAAGAAGAGTTGTTAAAAACTGTGGGTTTATCGATCCCACAAATATAAACCACTACTTTTCGAATGACGGTTACGGCGGCCTCAGAAATGCCCTCACCAAAAGTCCGGATGAAATAATCGATGAGATAAAAAGATCGGGTTTGAGAGGAAGGGGCGGTGCAGGTTTTCCTACCTGGCGAAAATGGCAGTTTTGCAGAAATACAAAAAGCGAAATGAAATACCTTATCTGTAATGCAGATGAAGGCGACCCAGGCGCTTTTATGAACAGGTCGGTACTGGAAGGAGATCCTCATTCTCTTTTGGAAGGGATGCTTATCGCAGGGTATGCCATTGGAGCAAGCCAGGGATACATTTATTGCCGTGCGGAATATCCTCTTGCCCTCGATCGACTGCGCATGGCGCTTGACCAGGCTAAAGAATACAATCTATTAGGTAAAAACATCCTGGGTTCCGGTTTCGATTTTGAGATAAAGATAAAGGAAGGGGCCGGCGCATTCGTCTGCGGCGAGGAAACGGCGCTCATAGCATCGATCGAGGGTGAGCGCGGAATGCCACGCACTCGTCCTCCGTTTCCCGCTGTCTCCGGCCTGTGGGGAAAACCCACCATCATCAATAATGTAGAAACCCTTGTGTCCGTGGCCCGCATCTTCCAGTACGGAGCCGAATGGTTCGCCCGGTACGGCTCCGAGAAGAGCAGCGGCACAAAAACATTTGCCCTGGTTGGCAAGGTAAAACGGACCGGGCTTATCGAAGTACCTTTGGGTATAACGTTACGACAGATGATATTTGAAATCGGTGGAGGAATCCTCGAAGACAGACAATTCAAAGCCGTTCAAACGGGCGGACCTTCCGGGGGATGCATTCCCGCCGCTCTTCTCGATACACCGGTGGACTATGACTCTCTGAATGCGGTGGGATCGATCATGGGCTCGGGCGGTATGGTCGTTATGGATGAGAACAACTGTATGGTGGATTTCGCCCGCTTTTTTCTTGATTTCGCCGTGAAGGAGTCCTGTGGGGAATGCGTGCCCTGCCGGTTGGGCTCGTTCCAGATGAGGGAAATCCTTGAGGATATCACGAAGGGTAAAGGAAAGCCGGAAGACATAGAATTACTCGTCGAAATGGCGGAAGCGGTAAAAAAGGGTTCGCTCTGCGGCCTGGGCCAAACAATGCCGAATCCTGTACTTACCACCATTCGATATTTCCTTGACGAGTACGAAGCTCATGTGAAGGATAAAAGATGCCCCGCCCTTGTCTGCAAAGCCTTGATAAACTATTCGATTGATGCGGGTAAATGCACCGGATGCACTTTATGCGCCCGGAAATGCCCTTCTGAGGCAATAAGGGGAAATAAAAAAGAACCCCACATCATTGATAATAATATGTGTGAAAAGTGCGGAATCTGTAAAAAGGTCTGTAGATTCGATGCTGTTTTTGTCTCATAA
- the nuoE gene encoding NADH-quinone oxidoreductase subunit NuoE translates to MSRIFSSFNGKKDELIPILQRIQSECGYLSDEAMLGTAAFTGVPESRVYAVATFYAQFRFTPIGKNHILVCRGTACYVRGAPLIQEEIEKHLEIHEGETTPDLKYSLDTVACIGACGLSPCIMINKKVEANLTPKKVAELFSKR, encoded by the coding sequence ATGAGCAGAATATTTTCTTCATTCAACGGGAAAAAGGATGAGTTGATCCCCATTTTACAGCGGATTCAATCGGAGTGCGGCTATCTTTCCGATGAGGCGATGCTGGGGACGGCTGCATTCACCGGTGTTCCGGAAAGCCGCGTGTATGCGGTGGCGACATTTTATGCCCAGTTCCGATTTACTCCCATCGGGAAGAATCATATTCTGGTGTGCCGGGGTACAGCATGTTATGTCAGGGGTGCACCCCTCATACAGGAGGAAATTGAGAAACATCTTGAAATACACGAAGGAGAAACCACTCCCGATTTGAAATACTCGCTCGATACGGTGGCGTGTATAGGAGCTTGCGGTCTATCTCCCTGTATCATGATAAACAAAAAAGTCGAAGCGAATCTTACACCGAAGAAAGTGGCGGAACTTTTTAGTAAAAGGTGA